In Flavivirga abyssicola, the following are encoded in one genomic region:
- a CDS encoding hydroxymethylglutaryl-CoA reductase, degradative: protein MSKSITGFSKLSKSKKIDWIVETYFSNTEDAKRILKQYWNTDEKLQQLHDEFIENTITNYYLPLGVAPNFLINDTLYTIPMAIEESSVVAAASKAAKFWLERGGFKTRVISTTKIGQVHFIYKGDFNKLNQFFNSIKSKLIQDAKAITANMEKRGGGIVDIELRDKTSDIDHYYQLHVSFETLDAMGANFINSCLEQFAKTLKNEALLFDGFSSQEKQIDIVMSILSNYVPNCLVRAEVSCSVEDLSDNDTFSGEVFANKFVQAVNIAEVEPYRAVTHNKGIMNGIDAVVLATGNDFRAVEAGVHAYASRHGKYSSLTHAKIENGLFTFWMEIPLALGTVGGLTGLHPLVKLALELLHKPSAKELMQIVAVAGLAQNFAALRSLTTTGIQQGHMKMHLMNILNQFEANNEEKETITEHFKTNTVTHSAVVEAINKLRVKK, encoded by the coding sequence ATGAGTAAATCTATTACTGGCTTTTCTAAACTGTCTAAATCTAAAAAAATTGATTGGATTGTTGAGACTTATTTCTCTAATACGGAAGATGCTAAACGGATCTTAAAACAATATTGGAACACTGACGAAAAACTACAACAGCTTCACGACGAGTTTATTGAAAACACTATTACCAACTATTATTTACCACTTGGTGTAGCTCCAAATTTTTTAATAAACGACACCTTGTATACCATACCGATGGCTATTGAAGAAAGTTCTGTAGTAGCTGCTGCCAGTAAAGCAGCTAAATTCTGGCTGGAGCGAGGTGGCTTTAAAACACGTGTTATTTCTACAACTAAAATTGGTCAGGTTCACTTTATATATAAAGGTGATTTTAACAAATTAAATCAGTTTTTCAACAGCATAAAGTCTAAACTCATTCAGGATGCTAAGGCTATTACTGCTAACATGGAAAAACGTGGTGGTGGTATTGTTGACATTGAGTTACGTGACAAAACTAGTGATATAGACCATTATTATCAGCTTCATGTTTCTTTTGAAACACTTGATGCCATGGGTGCTAATTTTATAAACTCTTGCTTAGAACAGTTTGCTAAGACTTTAAAAAATGAAGCACTGTTATTTGATGGTTTCTCTTCCCAAGAAAAGCAAATAGATATAGTTATGAGTATTTTGTCTAACTACGTTCCTAATTGTTTAGTACGTGCCGAAGTAAGCTGCAGCGTTGAAGATTTAAGTGATAACGATACCTTTTCGGGTGAAGTTTTTGCTAATAAATTTGTCCAAGCTGTTAATATTGCCGAAGTGGAGCCTTATCGTGCTGTTACGCATAATAAAGGTATTATGAATGGTATTGATGCTGTTGTTTTGGCAACAGGAAATGATTTTAGAGCGGTTGAAGCTGGTGTACATGCGTATGCCTCAAGACATGGAAAGTACAGCAGTTTAACGCATGCTAAAATTGAAAACGGTTTATTTACTTTTTGGATGGAAATCCCTCTAGCATTAGGTACTGTTGGTGGACTTACCGGCTTGCATCCTTTAGTAAAACTAGCACTGGAATTGTTACATAAACCTTCTGCCAAAGAACTCATGCAGATTGTAGCCGTAGCTGGGTTAGCTCAAAATTTTGCAGCGCTTCGTTCTCTTACAACTACAGGTATTCAGCAGGGGCATATGAAAATGCATTTAATGAATATTCTTAATCAGTTTGAAGCTAATAATGAAGAAAAGGAAACTATAACTGAACATTTCAAAACAAATACTGTAACTCATAGTGCGGTTGTTGAAGCTATTAATAAGCTAAGGGTAAAAAAATAA
- a CDS encoding hemolysin family protein has product MSIYAIIIIASLILSAFFSGMEIAYVSSNKIHIEIEKKQEGIFAKVLRKLTAKPSKFIATMLIGNNIALVIYGFFMGDMLVNWFQTILPTSYSFLNYMLTDLSLLSQTAISTIIILITAEFLPKVFFQIYSNTLIKVLAIPAYVFYVLFTFISDFVIWISDFVLKHFFKTEGDQIQLAFTKVELGNYISEQMESVEAHEDVDTEIQIFQNALEFSEVKAREVMVPRTEIIAVEISDSIKSLSALFTETGCTKILVYKETMDDILGYVHSFELFKKPKSIKSMMLPVEFVPETVLIKDVLGVLTKKRKSIAVVLDEYGGTSGIMTVEDIVEELFGEIEDEHDTVDLIEEVVDEATYKFSARLEVDYINETYKINLPENENYETLGGLIVNHTEEIPAQNDIVKIDAFQFTILEVSNTKIDMVELKHLEED; this is encoded by the coding sequence ATGAGCATTTATGCTATTATTATAATTGCATCATTAATTCTTTCCGCCTTTTTCTCAGGTATGGAGATCGCTTATGTATCTTCAAATAAAATTCATATTGAAATTGAAAAAAAACAAGAAGGGATCTTTGCTAAAGTTTTAAGAAAACTTACCGCCAAACCCTCAAAGTTTATAGCAACAATGCTTATAGGTAATAATATAGCATTAGTTATTTACGGGTTTTTTATGGGAGATATGTTAGTAAATTGGTTTCAAACCATATTACCAACATCATATAGTTTTTTAAACTATATGTTAACCGATTTAAGCTTACTGTCACAAACCGCTATATCAACAATCATTATTTTAATAACTGCCGAGTTTTTACCCAAGGTATTTTTTCAAATTTATTCAAACACATTAATTAAAGTTTTGGCAATTCCAGCTTATGTGTTCTATGTCTTATTTACTTTTATATCAGACTTTGTTATCTGGATATCAGATTTTGTACTTAAGCATTTTTTTAAAACAGAAGGCGACCAAATACAATTAGCATTTACAAAAGTAGAACTTGGTAATTATATAAGTGAACAAATGGAATCTGTTGAAGCACATGAAGACGTCGATACAGAGATTCAAATTTTTCAAAACGCTCTTGAGTTTTCTGAAGTGAAAGCAAGGGAGGTCATGGTGCCTCGTACTGAAATCATAGCTGTAGAAATAAGTGATTCTATTAAATCGCTCAGTGCATTATTTACAGAAACAGGCTGTACCAAAATATTGGTCTACAAAGAAACCATGGATGACATTTTGGGGTATGTACATTCTTTCGAATTGTTTAAAAAACCCAAAAGTATTAAGTCTATGATGCTCCCTGTTGAGTTTGTGCCAGAAACAGTTCTTATAAAAGATGTACTAGGAGTTCTTACAAAAAAACGAAAAAGTATAGCAGTAGTTTTAGATGAATATGGAGGGACATCTGGGATTATGACTGTAGAAGATATTGTAGAAGAATTATTTGGTGAAATTGAAGATGAACACGACACAGTAGACCTAATTGAGGAGGTTGTTGATGAGGCTACATATAAATTTTCAGCACGCTTGGAAGTAGATTATATCAATGAAACTTATAAAATAAATCTTCCGGAAAATGAAAACTACGAAACGTTAGGAGGGCTTATTGTTAATCATACTGAAGAGATTCCAGCTCAAAATGATATTGTAAAAATTGATGCCTTTCAATTTACAATCTTAGAAGTGTCAAATACTAAAATTGATATGGTAGAACTTAAACATTTAGAGGAAGATTGA
- a CDS encoding S9 family peptidase, which yields MKYLKLSFLICFFTTIFITAQTKEITLESIWNGSFRTERMDVLHSMANGQQYSVLNFDRQSRTTTIDIYDYKTLKKVKTLVNSGALDAIPYFTDYAFSNDENKVILVTNETSIYRRSTLGNYYVYNVKDESLTLIAEDKIQEPTFSPDGNKVAFAKDNNLYVKDLQSGETTQLTFDGKKNVIINGITDWVYEEEFAFVRAFEWNAASNKIAFIRFDEINVPEFSMDIYGEGLYQTQQVFKYPKAGESNSTVSLHIHNLNTNETKEVKVDKAYNDFYIPRIKWTNDYDVLSAHYMNRHQNELDLWMIHAKTNTVNLVLAEKDRAYIDITDNLTFLKDNSFIWTSEKDGFNHIYHYDKNGQLINQITKGNWEVTSYYGYDKNTNRIFYQSVENGSINRDVYSIKLNGRNKTRLTKSEGTNKASFSADFSYFINTFSSASTPPEYTLNSAASGNLIKSIKDNDVLSQKLSNYKTSKKEFSTIHVNGNDLNMWMLRPADFDESKQYPLFMTQYSGPGSQSVSNSWNSANDYWYQHLAQQGYIVVCIDGRGTGLKGVTFKKVTQNELGKYEVEDQIAAAKQLGERPYIDASRIGIWGWSFGGFMSSNCLFKGNDVFKMAIAVAPVSSWRFYDTIYTERYMTTPQENTSGYDNNSPINHVNKLKGDFLLVHGSGDDNVHLQNTMRLAEALIQADKQFDWAVYPDKNHSIYGGNTRLHLYKKMTNFINDKLGDKIEKQEKNEVKEIKIKG from the coding sequence ATGAAATACCTAAAATTGTCTTTTCTTATTTGCTTTTTTACAACAATTTTTATAACTGCACAAACAAAAGAAATTACCCTCGAATCCATTTGGAATGGTTCCTTTAGAACTGAAAGAATGGATGTTTTACATTCCATGGCGAATGGACAACAATATTCCGTTTTAAACTTCGATAGACAATCACGAACAACGACTATAGATATTTACGACTATAAAACTTTGAAAAAAGTTAAAACATTAGTCAATTCTGGCGCGTTGGATGCCATACCATATTTTACTGATTATGCCTTTAGTAATGACGAAAATAAAGTGATTTTAGTAACAAATGAAACCTCAATTTATCGCCGTTCTACTTTAGGAAACTACTACGTTTATAATGTAAAGGATGAGTCTCTAACATTAATTGCTGAGGATAAAATCCAAGAACCAACATTTTCACCAGATGGAAATAAAGTAGCCTTTGCAAAAGACAATAATTTATATGTAAAAGATTTACAATCTGGAGAGACAACACAATTAACTTTCGATGGAAAAAAGAATGTGATCATTAATGGAATAACAGACTGGGTTTATGAGGAAGAGTTTGCCTTTGTACGTGCATTTGAGTGGAATGCAGCAAGTAATAAAATAGCATTTATAAGATTTGATGAAATTAATGTGCCGGAATTTTCAATGGACATTTATGGCGAAGGGCTTTATCAAACACAACAAGTATTTAAGTACCCAAAGGCTGGGGAATCAAATTCTACAGTATCATTACACATTCATAATCTAAATACCAATGAAACAAAAGAAGTTAAAGTAGATAAAGCTTATAACGATTTTTATATTCCGCGTATTAAATGGACTAACGATTATGATGTTTTGAGTGCGCATTATATGAACAGACACCAAAACGAATTGGATTTATGGATGATACATGCTAAAACAAATACAGTAAATCTAGTTTTAGCTGAAAAAGACAGAGCTTATATTGATATTACGGATAACTTAACTTTTTTAAAGGATAATAGTTTTATATGGACAAGCGAAAAAGATGGGTTTAATCATATTTATCATTATGATAAAAATGGTCAACTTATTAATCAAATAACCAAGGGAAATTGGGAAGTTACCAGCTATTATGGTTATGATAAAAATACAAATAGGATTTTCTATCAATCGGTTGAAAATGGTTCCATAAACCGAGATGTATATTCCATTAAATTAAATGGACGTAATAAAACAAGATTAACAAAAAGTGAAGGAACCAATAAAGCGTCCTTTAGTGCCGATTTTTCATACTTTATTAATACGTTTTCTAGTGCTTCCACACCACCAGAATATACTTTAAATAGCGCAGCTTCTGGGAATTTAATAAAAAGTATAAAAGACAACGATGTCCTATCTCAAAAGCTTTCAAACTATAAAACATCAAAAAAAGAATTTAGTACCATTCATGTAAATGGCAATGATCTTAACATGTGGATGCTAAGACCTGCTGATTTTGATGAATCAAAGCAGTATCCATTATTTATGACTCAATATTCCGGACCAGGGTCTCAATCTGTTTCAAATAGCTGGAATAGTGCAAATGATTATTGGTATCAACATTTAGCACAACAAGGCTATATTGTTGTATGTATTGATGGTCGAGGAACAGGATTAAAAGGTGTTACGTTTAAAAAGGTGACTCAAAATGAACTTGGTAAATACGAAGTAGAAGACCAAATAGCAGCAGCAAAACAATTAGGGGAACGCCCTTATATTGATGCTTCCAGAATAGGAATTTGGGGATGGAGTTTTGGCGGTTTTATGAGTAGTAATTGTTTGTTTAAAGGGAACGATGTATTTAAAATGGCTATTGCTGTAGCACCAGTAAGTAGCTGGCGTTTTTATGATACTATTTATACAGAACGCTATATGACAACACCTCAGGAGAATACCAGTGGTTATGATAATAATTCCCCCATAAATCATGTAAATAAATTAAAGGGGGATTTTTTGTTGGTACATGGGTCTGGTGATGATAATGTGCATTTACAAAACACCATGCGTTTGGCAGAAGCCCTAATTCAAGCAGATAAGCAGTTTGATTGGGCGGTTTACCCAGATAAAAATCATAGTATTTATGGTGGTAATACAAGATTGCATCTGTATAAAAAAATGACAAATTTTATCAATGATAAACTAGGTGATAAAATCGAAAAGCAAGAAAAAAACGAAGTCAAAGAAATAAAGATAAAAGGATAA
- a CDS encoding GYDIA family GHMP kinase, whose protein sequence is MKSYYSNGKLLLTGEYAVLDGALSLAVPTKHGQSLEIEVIDDLKLVWKSLDENKTVWFETTFEITNNEISHTVRNDNDISKRLIQILSAAKQLNPNFLHTNKGFKTTTRLDFPRHWGLGTSSTLINNIAAWADIDAYKLLETTFGGSGYDIACAQHNTPITYQLGNTRPIVKSIEFNPSFKDHLYFVYLNKKQNSREGITHYRANKSHLKTSIEDINNITLQMIATDSLEDFESLINLHEAIISKLTKQKVIKTLFFNDFKGSIKSLGAWGGDFILASSKDNPTSYFKQKGFNTVIPYRDMVL, encoded by the coding sequence ATGAAGTCTTACTATAGTAACGGAAAGCTTTTGCTTACAGGAGAATATGCGGTTCTTGACGGAGCACTTTCATTAGCTGTACCTACAAAACATGGGCAATCTCTAGAGATTGAAGTTATTGATGACCTCAAACTTGTTTGGAAGAGTTTAGATGAAAATAAAACCGTTTGGTTTGAAACTACTTTTGAAATCACAAATAATGAGATTTCTCATACCGTTCGAAATGACAATGATATTTCCAAAAGGCTTATTCAAATTTTAAGTGCAGCTAAACAGCTTAATCCAAATTTTTTACATACAAACAAGGGCTTCAAAACTACAACCAGGTTAGATTTCCCTAGACATTGGGGTTTGGGCACTTCTTCTACATTAATAAATAATATAGCTGCATGGGCGGATATTGATGCGTATAAATTGTTAGAAACTACTTTTGGAGGTAGTGGTTATGATATTGCATGTGCGCAGCATAACACTCCTATTACTTATCAATTGGGAAATACCAGGCCCATAGTTAAATCAATAGAATTTAATCCTTCTTTTAAGGATCATTTATATTTTGTTTATTTAAATAAAAAACAGAACAGTAGAGAAGGCATTACCCATTACCGTGCTAACAAAAGCCATTTAAAAACAAGTATTGAAGACATCAACAACATCACCCTTCAAATGATTGCCACTGATTCTCTTGAGGACTTTGAAAGCTTAATAAACCTACATGAAGCCATTATATCTAAACTAACTAAGCAAAAGGTCATTAAAACGCTTTTTTTCAATGATTTTAAAGGTAGTATTAAGAGTCTTGGTGCTTGGGGAGGGGATTTTATCTTAGCGTCTTCTAAAGATAATCCAACGTCTTATTTTAAACAAAAAGGTTTTAATACTGTAATTCCTTATAGGGATATGGTATTATAA
- a CDS encoding peptidylprolyl isomerase encodes MAVLNKIRQRSLFLIIIIALALFSFVLADLFKNSDALASKSQNIVATINGKDITREDFMQKVEAAQRQAGPNATNTQVMNRVWDQEVRRAVMQTQYDELGISVEKDQMRDLLKTSLATSPEFLNEAGLFDENKLNEYIANLKETSQQAYASWVNYEKSVAANGLQQNYFNLVKAGLTGTLAEGKLEHQLEGNKVDIKYVQVSYASIKDTLVEVSKSDISNYINKNKKEYEVEASRDIKFIQFNEVASVEDENAIKADLNVYLNGRFIDETGRKDTIVAFSKVKDNEDYINVNSDIKFDKRFVFKSSLPAAVADTIYSLEEGGVYGPYKDNNHFKISKVIAVKQIPDSVKVRHILIPFVGARSATPEVTQTEAEAKVTADSLLAVIKSDRSKFPELVKEFSSDQGSVEKEGRYDWHPYNTMVSEFNDFEFEGKTGDLGVVKTIFGFHIIEIEGQKDKVKAIQVGTIARKIEPSEATTAKIFRDASNFEIKAGEGDFEALAKEGSYTVRPVNGIKVLDENIPGIGNQRPIVRWAFEEDAEVGAVKRFNIPNGYVIAQLVAKNKAGLMSVEDATAKVLPLVRKEKKAKMIRDRVSAKTLEDLAAAENTTVRSASAINMKSPTISGAGREPLVVGAAFGLKEGETSKLIDGENGVYMVQVTKVTPAVELDSYQAAANRVEQQKINVVNSKLYNALKEAAEIEDNRVETQVQ; translated from the coding sequence ATGGCAGTTTTAAATAAGATTAGACAACGTTCACTATTTTTGATAATAATTATAGCATTGGCGTTATTTTCTTTTGTATTAGCAGATTTATTTAAGAACAGTGATGCACTTGCTTCAAAATCACAAAATATTGTTGCTACTATAAATGGGAAAGATATTACACGTGAAGATTTCATGCAAAAAGTAGAAGCTGCTCAAAGACAGGCTGGACCAAATGCAACAAATACTCAAGTCATGAATAGAGTATGGGATCAAGAAGTTAGAAGAGCTGTAATGCAGACTCAATATGATGAACTAGGGATTTCTGTTGAAAAAGATCAAATGAGAGATTTATTAAAAACATCTTTGGCTACAAGCCCGGAGTTTTTAAACGAAGCTGGACTTTTTGATGAAAATAAATTAAACGAATACATTGCTAATTTAAAAGAAACATCACAACAAGCTTATGCCAGTTGGGTGAATTATGAAAAATCTGTGGCTGCAAACGGGTTACAGCAAAATTATTTCAATTTAGTTAAAGCAGGTTTAACAGGTACTTTAGCCGAAGGTAAGTTAGAACATCAACTAGAAGGGAATAAAGTAGATATTAAGTATGTGCAAGTATCTTATGCATCAATTAAAGATACTTTAGTAGAGGTGTCTAAATCGGATATTTCTAACTATATCAATAAAAATAAGAAAGAGTATGAAGTAGAGGCCTCTAGAGATATTAAGTTTATTCAGTTTAATGAAGTGGCATCTGTTGAAGATGAAAACGCTATTAAAGCAGACCTTAATGTGTATCTAAATGGTCGATTCATTGATGAAACAGGAAGAAAAGATACTATAGTTGCTTTTTCGAAAGTTAAGGATAACGAAGATTACATTAACGTAAATTCAGATATAAAATTTGATAAACGTTTTGTATTTAAATCAAGCCTGCCAGCAGCAGTTGCAGACACTATTTATAGCCTTGAAGAAGGTGGGGTATATGGCCCATATAAAGATAACAACCACTTTAAAATATCTAAGGTCATTGCTGTTAAGCAAATTCCAGATTCAGTAAAAGTAAGGCATATTTTAATTCCTTTTGTGGGAGCTCGAAGTGCTACACCTGAAGTGACACAAACTGAGGCAGAAGCTAAAGTAACTGCAGATAGTTTATTAGCCGTTATTAAATCAGATCGTTCTAAATTCCCAGAGTTGGTAAAAGAATTCTCATCAGACCAAGGAAGTGTTGAAAAAGAAGGACGTTACGATTGGCATCCTTATAACACAATGGTTTCGGAATTTAATGATTTTGAATTCGAAGGAAAAACAGGAGATTTAGGTGTTGTAAAAACAATTTTTGGATTTCACATTATAGAGATTGAAGGACAGAAAGACAAAGTTAAAGCAATACAAGTAGGAACCATAGCTAGAAAGATTGAACCTTCTGAAGCTACAACGGCAAAAATATTTAGAGATGCTTCTAACTTTGAAATTAAGGCTGGAGAAGGTGATTTTGAAGCATTAGCAAAAGAAGGCAGCTATACAGTACGCCCAGTAAACGGTATTAAAGTTTTAGATGAAAATATACCAGGTATCGGAAACCAAAGACCAATTGTACGTTGGGCTTTTGAAGAAGATGCTGAGGTTGGAGCTGTTAAGCGTTTTAATATTCCTAATGGTTACGTAATTGCACAGTTAGTTGCTAAAAATAAAGCAGGCTTAATGTCTGTTGAAGATGCTACAGCTAAAGTATTGCCTCTTGTTAGAAAAGAGAAGAAAGCGAAAATGATTAGAGATAGAGTATCTGCTAAAACACTTGAAGATTTAGCTGCAGCAGAAAATACAACTGTTAGATCTGCATCTGCAATAAATATGAAAAGTCCAACGATTTCTGGAGCAGGTAGAGAACCTTTAGTTGTTGGCGCTGCTTTTGGATTAAAAGAAGGAGAAACCTCAAAGTTAATAGATGGTGAGAATGGTGTGTATATGGTACAAGTTACAAAAGTAACACCTGCTGTAGAACTTGATAGTTATCAAGCAGCGGCAAACAGAGTAGAACAACAAAAAATAAATGTTGTTAATTCTAAATTATACAATGCTTTAAAAGAAGCTGCAGAAATTGAAGATAATAGAGTTGAAACTCAAGTTCAATAG
- the lptC gene encoding LPS export ABC transporter periplasmic protein LptC — protein MLDWSFGYSAKDLMNKKHIYNILNIVTVILTVAMFFSCSDNFNQVQKMGVSENEPIGVAENINLKHTDSGRVTANLLSAKMLDYSNRDFPFNEFTGGITLYVFDEENKKSTIISDYAISYDKTGLIDLQGNVVITTHDGNVLKTEQLYFDKKREWLFTNVPVTFTTKQDVIKGNGFDSNLKFTNAEVLEVTGIISLDD, from the coding sequence ATGTTGGATTGGAGCTTCGGTTACAGTGCCAAAGATTTAATGAACAAAAAACATATATATAACATACTAAACATAGTCACAGTAATACTTACTGTGGCTATGTTTTTTTCATGTAGTGACAACTTTAACCAGGTTCAAAAAATGGGGGTTTCAGAAAATGAACCTATAGGAGTTGCAGAAAACATAAATTTAAAACATACAGATTCGGGCAGAGTAACGGCAAACCTCTTAAGTGCTAAAATGCTCGATTATTCAAATAGAGATTTTCCTTTTAATGAATTTACTGGAGGTATTACCTTGTATGTATTTGATGAAGAAAATAAAAAAAGTACCATTATTTCAGATTATGCTATTTCATATGATAAGACAGGCCTTATAGACCTGCAAGGTAATGTCGTTATTACAACACATGATGGAAATGTTTTAAAGACAGAACAATTGTATTTTGATAAGAAAAGAGAATGGTTGTTTACTAATGTACCTGTAACGTTTACAACAAAGCAAGATGTTATTAAAGGCAATGGCTTCGATTCTAATTTAAAATTTACAAACGCAGAAGTACTTGAGGTTACTGGAATTATTTCGCTCGACGATTAA